Sequence from the Cydia strobilella chromosome 14, ilCydStro3.1, whole genome shotgun sequence genome:
atctacgtatcttttaaatatcttcggtcgcacaggagccaatgagagtgccctctcctcgaagtcctccataaagatgtcagcgactactggagacaccggagaccccatggccacaccgtcgacttgaagatagaattcaccattccatagcaagtagccagatgtaaggcaatgttccaacagcttagcatattcctctgacatgttctgctcacataacctctttgTGATGTATGTGGGTACTTAGCCAAAAATATAGGTAACACATAAAGTAGGTAGATATAGATTCCTTTGTCTCGATTAAATATTGCAACGAACGGACGTGTGTTATTCCTGCAACCCTTAGTCGGACACCCCTTCACCCCTATTTCTCAGTGGCGACGAGCAGTTCGGACCGTTTAGTGCGTGTTCTGTGcgtgtggtaaaaaaaaaaaaaaaaaaaacaatgtcaatagGCAAAATAGGCGAGTTTAAAGTCGCGTCGGACAATTGGCGGTTGTATGTAGAACGACTTGAACAGTATTTCTTGTGTAACAACATTAAAGCCGAGTTGCAAGTGGCTACGTTAGTGACCGTGATTGGCGCCGAGTGTTATGAACTCCTAGTCAACTTATGCACGCCGGATAAACCTACTTCAAAAACATTCGCCGACTTAACTGCTATTTTAGAAAAGCATTTGCAACCAAAACCCAGTGTACTGGCAGAACGTTATAAATTTAGGCATAGAAAACAGGGAGATAGTGAGTCGATGTCTAATTACGTGGCAGTTTTGAGAAGAATGTCTAAAACGTGTGACTTTGGGACGGGGCTCCAAGACAGTTTAAGGGATCAGTTTGTATGCGGAATTCACAGCGAGACCATTCGACAAAGGCTTTTTGCAGAGGATAACCTAGATTTCACTAAAGCTTTTAATCTGGCAGTCAGTATGGAAGCGGCTGAGAAGGACGCCGCTATGGTCGAGGGGTCACAGAAGCCTGCTAGCGAGGGGACAAGTGCGTTGGCGTCTTGTCAAGCGATAGCGGCGAGTTCGTCACGTCGTATTAAGGGCGAGGCGACGCGTGGAGCATGGCGGCCGCGGGGCGCAGAGCGAGGCGCCAGCGCTGGGCGTGGGGCCCGCGCCAGCGGTTGGCAGGTGGCGACGGCGCCGTCGGCGGGAAAAGGACGTGATGCACACTGTAAGGCTTGCGGCGGGACGCACGGCACAGAAACCTGTCGGTTCGCCCGCTATGTATGCAAGGTGTGCAACAAGCAGGGACACTTGCAGCGGGTGTGTCCATTAATGGCAGATACTCACAGCGTGGAAGTTACCAATATAACCAGTCAGCGGGAAACATATAGTGAGGACAGTGACATGAGTGACGAGGTAATTATTATACATGTTAATAACTTAAAGGCAGCGGATTACAAACCcatttttatgaaaatgaatGTGCAGGGTATTGACCTCGACATGGAATGTGATACAGGCAGTGCGATTTCATGCGTCAGCAAAAAAGTTTACGAACAATTGTTTTCGCAGTTAATACTTTATAGTAGTAATGTTAGATTACGTTATTTCACGGGAGAACTTGTAAAGCCGGTGGGTGTAGTAAAACcacttgtaaaatataaagataaGCAGGAATATTTGGAGATGTATGTAATTGAAAATGGTAAATCCATGTTGATAGGCAGACAATGGCTGGCGGAATTAAATATACCCATACCTACGCCATGCAGGCCTTGCAATGTTAATAGAACCGAGGTAGATGAAAATGAGTTTAACCTGGCGGATTTTAGTTCCAGATTTTGTGACGTGTTCGCGGATGGTTTGGGGCGGTTCACCGGCGGTCGCGTGAGCATCCACCTGCGGGAAGGGGCGCGGCCGGTGTTCCTGCGCGCGCGGCCCCTGGCGTACGCGCTGCGCACGCCGGTGGAGCGCGCGCTGGAGCAACTGGTGCGCGACGGTGTGCTCACCCCCGTTGACCGCTCGGACTGGGCTACACCCATTGTCCCGGTAGTAAAGAAGGACGGTAATGTAAGAATTTGCGCTGATTACAAACTAACTTTAAATAGAATGCTAGAAGTCGATCGATATCCGTTACCTAGGGTAGACGATTTGTTAGCACGCCTGTATGGCGGAAAGCGATTTAGTAAGATCGATTTATCGCAGGCCTACGCGCAATTTGAGCTAGACGATTCTCGAAAATACACCGTGATTAATACTCATAAGGGCTTATTTCGATATAATCGTCTTGTGTATGGATTGTCCTCGAGCCCGGGTATATTTCAGAGACGGTTGGAACAAATGTTTGCGGACTTACCACACGTAGGCGTATTCCTTGACGACGTGATTATCACGGGCAGCAACACAGAATCGCACATTGACAATTTAGTTAAGGTTTTCGAGCGGTTGCAAGCCTATGGGTTGCGCGTAAAAAAAGAGAAATGCGCTTTCTTTGCTAAATCGATTAATTATCTAGGGCACGTTATTAGTGAAGATGGTATACATACTTGCCCAGAAAAAGTAAAGGCCATCGAGGCCGCGCCGGCGCCACGTAATGTATCCGAATTGAGGGCCTTTATAGGAATGGTAATGTATTACGCGAAGTTCGTCGGTAATGTCAGTAGTATAATGGCACccttgtataatttattaaaaagtggaGTTAAGTTCGTGTGGGATAGGGAATGTCAGGCGGCTTTTAAACAAATCAAGAGGGCGCTCGGGTCGAGTCAAGTGCTAACGCATTATTCAGAAGAATTGCCCCTGATTTTGACTTGCGATGCATCTGGAGTGGGGGTTGCCTCGGTGATATCGCACGTCACGGAGCACGGTGAGCGACCCGTGGCATATGCCTCGCGCACGCTCACAGCGGCGGAGCGTGCGTACGCACAAATAGACCGGGAGGCACTAGCAATTGTCTACGGAATTCGTAAGTTTCACCAGTATCTATACGGTCGCAAATTTATATTACGAACTGATCACAAGCCTCTCACGTACATTTTTGGAGATAAGGTCGGAATTCCGGTAATGGCAGCTTCGCGCATACAACGATGGGCGGTTCTTTTATCGGGGTACGACTATCAAATTGAATATGTCGcatcgaaaaaaaattgtgcgGACGCACTATCGCGGTTACCTCAGGTAAAAGAGGGTGCAGCGGGTAGAGAGGAGGAAGTCACTTACGTGAATTTTGTGGAAAACTTTCTACCGGTAACTAATAATGATGTACGTGTTTCGACAGCCAAGGATAGGTTAGTGAGTAGGGTAATCGCGTACGCGCAATCAGGATGGCCGGCTAGCTGTCCCGACGAAGAGATAGAGCCTTACTTTATAAGGCGACACGAGTTGTATGTTGACCGCGGGTGCTTGATGTGGGGATATCGTATGACTATACCTACTTCGCTGCGTGAAAAGGTACTTAAACAGCTGCATATTAGTCATATGGGTATTGTTAAAATGAAATCACTGGCGCGAAGTTATGTATGGTGGCCTAACATAGACGCGGAGGTGGAGGCGTTGTGTAGAGGTTGCGAGACGTGTGCAGCGGAGGCGGTCGCACCGCCACGGGCTACGCCCAGTCCATGGAAGTATGCTACGAAGCCCTGGACTAGGATTCACGtagattttttgcaatataaAAGTAGGACCTATTTAATTCTAATTGATTCGACCTCTAAATGGATTGAGGTGTTTGAGATGTCACGTACAAACTCGTCCGCCGTAATTAGGGAACTTAGGGCGACTTTCGCTCGCTTTGGGCTACCGTCAGTCGTAGTTTCAGATCAAGGACCGCCTTTTACAAGCGCAGAGTTCAAACAATTCTTAACGCAAAACGGCATTGAACAGGCATTTTCACCCGCGTACCACCCGGCGTCCAATGGAGCTGCAGAACAAGCAGTAAAGTTGTGTAAACGGGCGATAAAGAAATCGTTTAGGGACGGGCTAGATGTAGACGTCGCCTTACAAACTTACTTGCTAGCATATAGGAATAGCGTTCATAGTACCACAGGAGAAACCCCAGCGATGCTTCTACAGAAACGGAATTTAAACTCGAGGTTAGACTTATTACGTAGTGCTCGTGGGCTGGAAGACCGGGTCCGTGACGCGCAGCGCCACCAGGTGCAGGCCGCTCAGAGCGCGACCGCGGAGCGAAACTTGGTAACGGGAGATACCGTTTGGGCGCGTAATTATACTGGTGCCGATAAATGGATCAAAGGTACTGTTGTAGGCAAGGAGGGTTCACGTCGGTATACCCTGGATAGCGGAGACGGGAGACTTCTAGTTAGACATGTAGACCAAATCAGGCGCAGATCATCAGCTTTGTCGAGCATTCCGTGTCCTACGGACCGGGGGGCCAACGGGGATGAGCAGGCTGAACAATTAGAGAGAGACGAGGTACAACCTGGTGGTTCGGTGGATCGGGGTGAGGTAGAGACAGAGACAGTAAGGGGGGAGGTAGTACCTAATAAAACGTCAGATGTAGACGTTACAGCTAATCCTTCCCCACATCCTCGTCCACCAGCGCGATCGCCGATGACGCTGAGGCCGTTGCCAAGTCGTAGACTTAGACTAGAGATAGATTAGTTATAATTAGTTTAAAGTACTGTAGTaatgtataaattaatattacttcATGATTAAGTGGGGAGGTGTGATGTATGTGGGTACTTAGCCAAAAATATAGGTAACACATAAAGTAGGTAGATATAGATTCCTTTGTCTCGATTAAATATTGCAACGAACGGACGTGTGTTATTCCTGCAACCCTTAGTCGGACACCCCTTCACCCCTATTTCTcactcttcttgacaatttcaatgcagtcttgtaccggtaggcttgtaaatagcgactggacgtcaaaactgaccatgatctcacgGACTCTCTCTGGTCaaggacaggatcagccacatcttgaagcgtgcttctataaaaacatatttcaagccaatgaagaagatgtcacaattcctgaggcctgtaaaatgcaatacccctctacagactgcaggagtatacaggctggactgtgagtgtggcctatcatatgtcgggcagacgaaacggagcatttccactcgggtgaaggaacacatagctgatgtcaagcaccgtcgacctaggtctgctgtctgtgagcatgtcatggataaagccaatcactcaatcaagtttgataagcctctggttcttgccaaggagaagcgttacatacccagaatgctgcgcgaggccattgagattaagaaatatccaaactttaatagggaagatggcttttctctaccaccagcttgggatcctgtagtccacctgataaaggagcaagcgagacatagactgtgagaccgtagtgttggatgatgctggacattctgatgttttgaaaagatgtgtcccgccgagtttgttgccggtcccatattgggataccctcctacaatttaggagggaattaaatcttctcgggtccgtggtgtagggttggagccggcatagtttatttttatcgcgtatatatatatatctttacttgaaaaataattatagtgtataactagccttatgaaccgattttgcatgtacaaccagccttaaagtttgtagtctatgattgttcattattttagtatgtgggtatttttgcattttgtaatttttcctcagtcacccgttgaccacgaacgctgtaaagagttcgaaacgtcgggatgtagtataaattcaatatacgcgatataatccgttttcatagttttattttattaattacgggtttcttaaaggggttttttaaattatttttgcgctacgacgcatggtttaagagatacagccaataatttttttttttaattttgcgtttttttttttaaatataaattatgggttgcataaaggggaacgaaaattttattatttttgcgctacgacgcatggtttaggagatacagccctataaagatttttttttttaattttgcgtttttttttaaatataaattatgggttgcataaaggggaacgaaaattttattgtttttgcggtaccacgcacggtttaggagatacagctctataaagttttttttcctggttttttttgtttttttttttaagtattaattacgggtttcttaaaggggtttttttttaattatttttgcgctacgacgcatggtttaagagatacagccctataatgatttttttttaaattttgcgttttttttttaaatataaattatgggttgcataaagggaaacgaaaattttattatttttgcgccaccacgcacggtttaggagatattatatctatatatatagctataatagctctataaagtttttttcctggtttttttttaagttttaattaagggtttcttaaaggggaacgaaaattttattatttttgcgctacgacgcatggtttaggagatacagtcctatatatttttttacaatgcatgtgctcgaaaagtgcgtttcctacggagccatatcgtgcggaaagtactgcttttccgcacaagtgctttttgttttcaatttttttttatagtacatatggtgctactttctcgcactagtgcgaaaaagagcacttaccgtgcatatgtcgaaagtttaaagggccatatgtactgtaaaacgtacgatacacgtgcgaataggtaattcgcaactcgtgtcgatttaaaacactccttttaataattaaacttatttgccatgacatgtttttttatttactcgcacaatgcatagtaaaacattgtatgatacacgtgcgtaaagatgatttccgcacttgttgcataaatagcaattttttttatcaaagaatgaaagaaagtcacggtattaataaccaaattttactttattggtaccttttccctatcactgtcacaaatgtatgtggcgttcacgtaaacgcgatatttttaagatttccctgcgcattgttgccagctcgctcgcaaatcaaacatgtacttacagttcttttgcataatggtgacattgtacaatatctatgagttttaaataggtaaaagataattcgacgcattctttgcttgcttgttgcttgttgttgtgttgtttgcgtaacttctttgaataagttgcgttaatttggcgcacaggcgaagtaaacatgcgttgcgtacggcaaggtcacgccgcggccccaccctgcacggcctccgttgcccattcagaccgcccgctagcttcgtttgaacgcaaataatatttttgtaatatttgtttatgcagtggatgcaagtgacacaaattcatacatcttatttatcccgcatttcaaattaataagatgtaaactctaatatctttaatattcttttgtaacggtgacagcctgttacaacaaaatcatcaaatatcttatgaagctatgccttaataagacacaaaatcatttaatggaactatttaaacgattaaattcgacctaagtaattttttttaactctaatttttttttgtgtcatttagaatattatgacatagtatcagattgcagtggacgtaattgacacaaactatgttttcacactaaaaacactatcctaaatgcaacacagttacatgttttctctcgaatatttttttctccaagataattcaaaataaaaaataattaccacaaaataacaaattactagaaaagcaaattatatatatgacacaaaacaaaatgtaagatttacatcttaacaaagtattcataagcgaaaacagaatagactttaatatttttataacctaggggtcaaaatatagccagcggtacaggtctaaagGTACAGAGTATATAGGAGTATTTACAGAAGGAGAAATGAAGAAAGATAGATAGGCACTTAAAACTATCAGGCGCGAGCGAATACAAAACAATGCAATTTGCGGTGCAATACGCGGCGCAGCGACATGCACTTCGCGTCAAGGCGGCTGATTGACTGGTGAGCGCGGCCCGCGAGAGAGTGCGCGTGCGCAAGGTGGTCGGCTGAGAACCGGCTCGGCCGTGACGTATGCAGTCGCCGCGCTAAATTATCTAATATAACGGGGGATCTGCTTGTCCACTTCGACATGCAAAATATggaacattaaaataattttgaataaataattaattacattgaagaaaataaataataaaataaatttgatttaattgcacaataaaattagaaaaacataaaactgtaaaatgtaaaggtgtaaattaacataaaattagGAGTAAATACATAACACATTTGGCTTGACGCCCACATcgcgatagtttttttttcgtttgcgATGTGCGattgtcatcttagctaggAACTCCATTTCCACTTTTTACTGCAAATGCGTCTTGAATTATGCATAAACGTCTAAAAACTATACCACAATGCTTAAAGGATAAGTGAAAAACTCACTGTCtcgggcaagactcgaactCGCGACCGCGGGATACCACAGCCTCGGcctgatttttttatttcgccTTTATTTCGAATGTAGAAATACTTTAATCTACTCtgaggcacagaataaataatagtactaccgcacAGAAAAGAAACTTTCTGTAGATTTGTCAGCGaacgaagtttgacagcggttcagggtcgaatcatgctatccctttctaatatatggcactatccctttccgctatttagggttgtcaaaatttaagtcatcttatctgtggtcgtgcacgcaaagggacgtcaagttgtgccaaccctaataattgctcggagcaatgctgagccgagcggagccgagtttgcccgaaccTAGGAGTTTCGTACCCCTGTCTGAGAGCAGCCGGTTGCAggcaataaataattgtataaaataaatacaccaGGGCGGCAGAGAATTAACAGAGTAATCTCGCCTGTCACAGATAAACGTCTAAGCACCGGCCGGTCAGGGGGGTCGCTGAGGGGGGAGGGGCTCCCGATTCAATAAGATATTCTTAATAATCGCGGAGCTCCTCATTCTTAAGATACATTTTAGTGGCTTCTCGGAACAgactttaggttacttttcgctcatttCGTCGCAGATATGgaacatatttggtatcagtgcattcagtgtgatgtcctgaatacaaatatatgagatgacaagcgcgaaagtggtaggggtagttgctgtgacgtcaaaaagtcggcagtacaaagttttttactttttttaaaatcataccatgtggggtatcaaatgaaagggctttgtgagtagatcacaaatatataacatactgtaacattttcactacttcgtctaacaaattattagaaaactcaaaaatttcacaatccacagttgactttgaactgctctaaattgaaaatgactgaatggattattccaaaatacatacaaagtgactgtgaatatcctctatataatgttaaaaaataattaaccaaaaataagaaaagtacatcaagttgaaaaaaagtataattttctgttacattgaACGGCAACTATTATTAACACAAACTAAAAACCAGattgtttacatatatttttaaaatggtctttccactagctttcatttggtacccatattgctatagtaagaaaaaaaacaatccctCCCTCCctttttttcattagcgggcgccattttcaaaatttgtatgtcTCGATTTGattttttcttatttcatttgtttcacAGCGCTTTTACATTCCGTTTGAATTGCACACCAAACAACTCCTTCCTCAAATAACTCCATCTGTCAACTCAGTTTGTATTCACCCTCATATATTCGCACTCGCATTTCACTCTCGCTTGTCAAAACGCCACCGCGATTTAACTTTCGTTATAAATAACTAcgctgtctgtcaccaaacCATTTATACCGTCGTCCGCACTGTTAACTGGCAATTTGTAAGCCctatgagggctaacgcgtatgaattcgccgctaggggcgcgtgtagatggtggtcttttccatagttcgaaatgtcaaatgtcacttgtcacttcaatgactgacagctgttctttagtcttttggaccaccatcagacttccggttcgagcgccatcttgagagttagcatcgtgattaattactttgttttttgctcat
This genomic interval carries:
- the LOC134747332 gene encoding uncharacterized protein K02A2.6-like, coding for MSIGKIGEFKVASDNWRLYVERLEQYFLCNNIKAELQVATLVTVIGAECYELLVNLCTPDKPTSKTFADLTAILEKHLQPKPSVLAERYKFRHRKQGDSESMSNYVAVLRRMSKTCDFGTGLQDSLRDQFVCGIHSETIRQRLFAEDNLDFTKAFNLAVSMEAAEKDAAMVEGSQKPASEGTSALASCQAIAASSSRRIKGEATRGAWRPRGAERGASAGRGARASGWQVATAPSAGKGRDAHCKACGGTHGTETCRFARYVCKVCNKQGHLQRVCPLMADTHSVEVTNITSQRETYSEDSDMSDEVIIIHVNNLKAADYKPIFMKMNVQGIDLDMECDTGSAISCVSKKVYEQLFSQLILYSSNVRLRYFTGELVKPVGVVKPLVKYKDKQEYLEMYVIENGKSMLIGRQWLAELNIPIPTPCRPCNVNRTEVDENEFNLADFSSRFCDVFADGLGRFTGGRVSIHLREGARPVFLRARPLAYALRTPVERALEQLVRDGVLTPVDRSDWATPIVPVVKKDGNVRICADYKLTLNRMLEVDRYPLPRVDDLLARLYGGKRFSKIDLSQAYAQFELDDSRKYTVINTHKGLFRYNRLVYGLSSSPGIFQRRLEQMFADLPHVGVFLDDVIITGSNTESHIDNLVKVFERLQAYGLRVKKEKCAFFAKSINYLGHVISEDGIHTCPEKVKAIEAAPAPRNVSELRAFIGMVMYYAKFVGNVSSIMAPLYNLLKSGVKFVWDRECQAAFKQIKRALGSSQVLTHYSEELPLILTCDASGVGVASVISHVTEHGERPVAYASRTLTAAERAYAQIDREALAIVYGIPKDRLVSRVIAYAQSGWPASCPDEEIEPYFIRRHELYVDRGCLMWGYRMTIPTSLREKAFSPAYHPASNGAAEQAVKLCKRAIKKSFRDGLDVDVALQTYLLAYRNSVHSTTGETPAMLLQKRNLNSRLDLLRSARGLEDRVRDAQRHQVQAAQSATAERNLVTGDTVWARNYTGADKWIKGTVVGKEGSRRYTLDSGDGRLLVRHVDQIRRRSSALSSIPCPTDRGANGDEQAEQLERDEVQPGGSVDRGEVETETVRGEVVPNKTSDVDVTANPSPHPRPPARSPMTLRPLPSRRLRLEID